In Salvelinus sp. IW2-2015 linkage group LG23, ASM291031v2, whole genome shotgun sequence, a genomic segment contains:
- the LOC111950031 gene encoding protocadherin-10 isoform X2, producing MDLRGAKRRLGGIWQVTCLALVVCVLDLVWAQIRYSIPEELEHGAFVGNIADDLGLDVERLSARRFRIVSGAKKQYLEVNLENXILFVNEIIDREELCEQSLSCSFHLQVVIENPLELYRVEVEILDVNDNSPSFPWSEFNLDISESAVPGSRFPLESAQDLDVGSNSLRSYLLSVNEHFVLDIQTRSDGSKFAELVLESPLDREQQNTHQMVLTAVDGGSPERSGTAQINITVLDANDNAPVFDQSFYRVRLVENAPKGTVVIKLNASDLDEGPNADITYSFSGHAPIKVRELFSVDSRTGEIRVKGXVDYEKARMHEIYVQAKDKGPSAVAVHCKVLVNILDVNDNLPEVILTSVSTPVQEDAPPGTVIAVISVMDKDSGENGNVDCEIPHHVPFQLHSSFKNYYTLVTCDFLDRETVPEYNITLTARDMGAPPLFTRKTILVQVSDMNDNTPRFKQPSYTVYLTENNAPGASICSVTALDXDSDQNAYLSYSILEGDIQGMPVSTYVSINSDNGNIYALRSFDHEQLRNFQILVQAQDAGFPPLRTNVTVNVFILDQNDNAPVIVAPLPQNGTAATEVVPRSVDAGYLVAKITAMDADAGQNSRLFYQVLQANDPSLFSVALYTGEIRTIRRFVEKDPIRQMLVILVKDNGQPPLSATVSIILSVVDNVPESLPDFGDLTLSPQYRSNLTLYLIVSLGVISFTFLVAIIVLAAIKGYRDRHSIRRYNCSLSACCGFRSEESTTDVFKKSNLNVQITTSTKGSTNCVEANGNGPLSQPYCYKMCLTPESSKSEFMFLKSCSPMNAXPQKNNAKGADYPKSGWSAQDSRSLIVNNGATIPNELKQANMDWTLTKNQRNSAHKSFSSMERTFPRRPRPDPDGFSCPVAPQYYTWGSHMREYKMSSQVEGIGEVGSVGSAGRVPTRSWTPSYTQPPSAQPPPDYQHNVYIPGTPSGYCTLKPAPRGELDVYNSFSTFGKNKRXISSYDPSFDQREDNLINNDFFK from the exons ATGGACCTCCGAGGCGCAAAGAGACGGCTTGGGGGGATATGGCAGGTGACATGCCTAGCTCTCGTCGTATGTGTCCTGGATTTAGTTTGGGCTCAGATTCGTTATTCAATCCCTGAGGAACTGGAACATGGCGCTTTTGTTGGAAATATAGCCGATGACTTGGGTTTAGACGTCGAGAGACTCTCTGCGCGCAGGTTCAGGATAGTTTCAGGAGCAAAAAAGCAATACTTGGAGGTGAATTTAGAAAATMGTATTTTATTTGTAAACGAAATAATTGATCGAGAGGAACTATGTGAACAGAGTCTGTCTTGCTCTTTCCATTTGCAAGTGGTAATTGAAAACCCATTGGAACTGTACAGGGTTGAGGTGGAGATTTTAGATGTGAACGATAACTCACCCAGTTTTCCGTGGAGTGAGTTTAATTTGGATATATCCGAGTCGGCGGTACCCGGGTCCCGCTTCCCACTAGAGAGCGCGCAGGACTTGGACGTTGGCAGCAACTCGCTCCGCTCTTATCTGCTGAGTGTGAATGAACATTTTGTCCTGGACATCCAGACGCGTAGTGATGGCAGTAAGTTTGCGGAGTTGGTCCTGGAGAGCCCCTTGGACAGAGAGCAGCAGAATACGCACCAAATGGTGCTGACGGCTGTGGATGGAGGCTCGCCAGAAAGATCTGGGACAGCGCAAATCAATATAACAGTTCTGGATGCAAATGACAACGCGCCCGTGTTCGACCAGTCTTTCTACAGAGTGAGGCTTGTGGAAAACGCACCGAAGGGCACCGTTGTGATAAAACTAAACGCATCGGATTTGGATGAGGGTCCTAATGCGGATATCACATACTCTTTCAGCGGGCATGCTCCCATAAAAGTGCGCGAGCTTTTCAGTGTGGATTCGCGCACTGGAGAGATCAGAGTGAAAGGGYTCGTAGATTATGAAAAGGCCAGGATGCATGAGATATATGTGCAAGCCAAGGACAAGGGCCCATCGGCAGTGGCCGTGCACTGTAAAGTTCTGGTCAATATCTTAGATGTGAATGACAACCTCCCGGAGGTGATCTTGACATCAGTGTCCACACCTGTCCAAGAGGACGCCCCACCGGGGACTGTGATAGCTGTCATCAGCGTCATGGACAAAGACTCAGGTGAAAATGGGAATGTTGACTGTGAAATTCCACATCATGTCCCCTTCCAGCTCCACTCCTCTTTTAAGAACTATTACACTTTGGTTACTTGTGATTTTTTGGACAGAGAGACGGTGCCAGAGTACAACATCACTCTCACAGCAAGAGATATGGGCGCACCTCCCTTGTTCACAAGGAAAACTATTTTAGTTCAAGTGTCAGACATGAACGACAACACACCCCGATTCAAGCAGCCATCATACACCGTCTATTTGACAGAGAATAACGCACCAGGAGCCTCAATTTGCTCGGTTACTGCCCTGGATKCAGATTCAGACCAAAATGCCTATCTCTCTTACTCTATTCTGGAAGGTGATATACAGGGGATGCCCGTGTCCACCTACGTCTCCATAAACTCAGACAACGGGAATATCTACGCATTGCGTTCTTTTGACCATGAGCAGCTAAGAAACTTTCAGATTTTAGTCCAAGCACAAGATGCCGGGTTTCCACCCCTGAGAACCAATGTTACCgtaaatgtctttattttggacCAAAATGACAATGCACCAGTCATAGTAGCACCTCTACCCCAAAACGGCACCGCGGCGACTGAAGTTGTGCCCAGGTCAGTTGATGCTGGCTATCTTGTGGCAAAAATCACTGCGATGGACGCAGACGCAGGTCAAAACTCGCGTCTGTTCTACCAGGTGCTCCAGGCAAACGACCCGAGCCTGTTTAGCGTCGCCCTGTACACGGGCGAAATCAGGACGATTCGCCGATTTGTGGAAAAAGACCCCATAAGGCAAATGCTGGTCATTCTGGTCAAGGACAACGGTCAGCCACCCCTTTCGGCCACAGTTTCCATCATCCTGTCAGTTGTTGACAACGTGCCAGAATCGCTGCCTGATTTCGGCGACCTCACACTGAGCCCCCAGTACCGCTCGAACCTCACGCTGTACTTAATAGTGTCTCTGGGCGTTATCTCGTTCACGTTTCTGGTGGCTATTATCGTCCTGGCAGCGATAAAGGGATACAGGGACAGACATTCCATTCGGAGGTATAACTGCTCTCTGAGTGCATGCTGCGGGTTCCGATCAGAGGAGTCTACCACTGATGTGTTCAAGAAGTCCAACTTGAACGTGCAGATAACCACAAGCACCAAAGGATCCACGAACTGCGTTGAGGCAAATGGCAACGGCCCCCTTTCTCAGCCATACTGCTACAAGATGTGTCTGACCCCGGAATCATCCAAGAGCGAGTTCATGTTCCTAAAGTCATGCAGTCCAATGAATGCGARTCCACAGAAGAATAATGCCAAGGGCGCAGACTACCCCAAATCGGGTTGGAGCGCACAGGACTCCCGCAGCCTGATAGTGAACAACGGAGCAACTATTCCGAACGAG CTCAAGCAAGCGAACATGGACTGGACATTGACGAAAAATCAACGAAATTCAGCACACAAAAG CTTTAGCTCCATGGAGAGGACCTTCCCACGTAGACCCAGGCCGGACCCGGATGGCTTTTCCTGCCCGGTGGCACCACAGTACTATACCTGGGGTAGTCATATGCGTG AATACAAGATGTCCTCCCAGGTCGAAGGGATTGGAGAGGTAGGAAGTGTTGGAAGTGCAGGAAGGGTTCCAACCCGTTCGTGGACTCCGAGCTACACCCAGCCTCCATCTGCACAGCCACCACCTGACTACCAGCACAACGTCTACATCCCTGGCACACCGTCTGGGTACTGCACTCTGAAGCCTGCACCCAGGGGGGAACTGGATGTCTACAACTCATTCTCTACGTTTGGAAAGAATAAGAGGRTCATCTCTAGCTATGACCCGAGCTTTGACCAGAGAGAGGACAACCTGATAAACAATGACTTTTTTAAATGA
- the LOC111950031 gene encoding protocadherin-10 isoform X1, translating into MDLRGAKRRLGGIWQVTCLALVVCVLDLVWAQIRYSIPEELEHGAFVGNIADDLGLDVERLSARRFRIVSGAKKQYLEVNLENXILFVNEIIDREELCEQSLSCSFHLQVVIENPLELYRVEVEILDVNDNSPSFPWSEFNLDISESAVPGSRFPLESAQDLDVGSNSLRSYLLSVNEHFVLDIQTRSDGSKFAELVLESPLDREQQNTHQMVLTAVDGGSPERSGTAQINITVLDANDNAPVFDQSFYRVRLVENAPKGTVVIKLNASDLDEGPNADITYSFSGHAPIKVRELFSVDSRTGEIRVKGXVDYEKARMHEIYVQAKDKGPSAVAVHCKVLVNILDVNDNLPEVILTSVSTPVQEDAPPGTVIAVISVMDKDSGENGNVDCEIPHHVPFQLHSSFKNYYTLVTCDFLDRETVPEYNITLTARDMGAPPLFTRKTILVQVSDMNDNTPRFKQPSYTVYLTENNAPGASICSVTALDXDSDQNAYLSYSILEGDIQGMPVSTYVSINSDNGNIYALRSFDHEQLRNFQILVQAQDAGFPPLRTNVTVNVFILDQNDNAPVIVAPLPQNGTAATEVVPRSVDAGYLVAKITAMDADAGQNSRLFYQVLQANDPSLFSVALYTGEIRTIRRFVEKDPIRQMLVILVKDNGQPPLSATVSIILSVVDNVPESLPDFGDLTLSPQYRSNLTLYLIVSLGVISFTFLVAIIVLAAIKGYRDRHSIRRYNCSLSACCGFRSEESTTDVFKKSNLNVQITTSTKGSTNCVEANGNGPLSQPYCYKMCLTPESSKSEFMFLKSCSPMNAXPQKNNAKGADYPKSGWSAQDSRSLIVNNGATIPNELKQANMDWTLTKNQRNSAHKSFSSMERTFPRRPRPDPDGFSCPVAPQYYTWGSHMRAEYKMSSQVEGIGEVGSVGSAGRVPTRSWTPSYTQPPSAQPPPDYQHNVYIPGTPSGYCTLKPAPRGELDVYNSFSTFGKNKRXISSYDPSFDQREDNLINNDFFK; encoded by the exons ATGGACCTCCGAGGCGCAAAGAGACGGCTTGGGGGGATATGGCAGGTGACATGCCTAGCTCTCGTCGTATGTGTCCTGGATTTAGTTTGGGCTCAGATTCGTTATTCAATCCCTGAGGAACTGGAACATGGCGCTTTTGTTGGAAATATAGCCGATGACTTGGGTTTAGACGTCGAGAGACTCTCTGCGCGCAGGTTCAGGATAGTTTCAGGAGCAAAAAAGCAATACTTGGAGGTGAATTTAGAAAATMGTATTTTATTTGTAAACGAAATAATTGATCGAGAGGAACTATGTGAACAGAGTCTGTCTTGCTCTTTCCATTTGCAAGTGGTAATTGAAAACCCATTGGAACTGTACAGGGTTGAGGTGGAGATTTTAGATGTGAACGATAACTCACCCAGTTTTCCGTGGAGTGAGTTTAATTTGGATATATCCGAGTCGGCGGTACCCGGGTCCCGCTTCCCACTAGAGAGCGCGCAGGACTTGGACGTTGGCAGCAACTCGCTCCGCTCTTATCTGCTGAGTGTGAATGAACATTTTGTCCTGGACATCCAGACGCGTAGTGATGGCAGTAAGTTTGCGGAGTTGGTCCTGGAGAGCCCCTTGGACAGAGAGCAGCAGAATACGCACCAAATGGTGCTGACGGCTGTGGATGGAGGCTCGCCAGAAAGATCTGGGACAGCGCAAATCAATATAACAGTTCTGGATGCAAATGACAACGCGCCCGTGTTCGACCAGTCTTTCTACAGAGTGAGGCTTGTGGAAAACGCACCGAAGGGCACCGTTGTGATAAAACTAAACGCATCGGATTTGGATGAGGGTCCTAATGCGGATATCACATACTCTTTCAGCGGGCATGCTCCCATAAAAGTGCGCGAGCTTTTCAGTGTGGATTCGCGCACTGGAGAGATCAGAGTGAAAGGGYTCGTAGATTATGAAAAGGCCAGGATGCATGAGATATATGTGCAAGCCAAGGACAAGGGCCCATCGGCAGTGGCCGTGCACTGTAAAGTTCTGGTCAATATCTTAGATGTGAATGACAACCTCCCGGAGGTGATCTTGACATCAGTGTCCACACCTGTCCAAGAGGACGCCCCACCGGGGACTGTGATAGCTGTCATCAGCGTCATGGACAAAGACTCAGGTGAAAATGGGAATGTTGACTGTGAAATTCCACATCATGTCCCCTTCCAGCTCCACTCCTCTTTTAAGAACTATTACACTTTGGTTACTTGTGATTTTTTGGACAGAGAGACGGTGCCAGAGTACAACATCACTCTCACAGCAAGAGATATGGGCGCACCTCCCTTGTTCACAAGGAAAACTATTTTAGTTCAAGTGTCAGACATGAACGACAACACACCCCGATTCAAGCAGCCATCATACACCGTCTATTTGACAGAGAATAACGCACCAGGAGCCTCAATTTGCTCGGTTACTGCCCTGGATKCAGATTCAGACCAAAATGCCTATCTCTCTTACTCTATTCTGGAAGGTGATATACAGGGGATGCCCGTGTCCACCTACGTCTCCATAAACTCAGACAACGGGAATATCTACGCATTGCGTTCTTTTGACCATGAGCAGCTAAGAAACTTTCAGATTTTAGTCCAAGCACAAGATGCCGGGTTTCCACCCCTGAGAACCAATGTTACCgtaaatgtctttattttggacCAAAATGACAATGCACCAGTCATAGTAGCACCTCTACCCCAAAACGGCACCGCGGCGACTGAAGTTGTGCCCAGGTCAGTTGATGCTGGCTATCTTGTGGCAAAAATCACTGCGATGGACGCAGACGCAGGTCAAAACTCGCGTCTGTTCTACCAGGTGCTCCAGGCAAACGACCCGAGCCTGTTTAGCGTCGCCCTGTACACGGGCGAAATCAGGACGATTCGCCGATTTGTGGAAAAAGACCCCATAAGGCAAATGCTGGTCATTCTGGTCAAGGACAACGGTCAGCCACCCCTTTCGGCCACAGTTTCCATCATCCTGTCAGTTGTTGACAACGTGCCAGAATCGCTGCCTGATTTCGGCGACCTCACACTGAGCCCCCAGTACCGCTCGAACCTCACGCTGTACTTAATAGTGTCTCTGGGCGTTATCTCGTTCACGTTTCTGGTGGCTATTATCGTCCTGGCAGCGATAAAGGGATACAGGGACAGACATTCCATTCGGAGGTATAACTGCTCTCTGAGTGCATGCTGCGGGTTCCGATCAGAGGAGTCTACCACTGATGTGTTCAAGAAGTCCAACTTGAACGTGCAGATAACCACAAGCACCAAAGGATCCACGAACTGCGTTGAGGCAAATGGCAACGGCCCCCTTTCTCAGCCATACTGCTACAAGATGTGTCTGACCCCGGAATCATCCAAGAGCGAGTTCATGTTCCTAAAGTCATGCAGTCCAATGAATGCGARTCCACAGAAGAATAATGCCAAGGGCGCAGACTACCCCAAATCGGGTTGGAGCGCACAGGACTCCCGCAGCCTGATAGTGAACAACGGAGCAACTATTCCGAACGAG CTCAAGCAAGCGAACATGGACTGGACATTGACGAAAAATCAACGAAATTCAGCACACAAAAG CTTTAGCTCCATGGAGAGGACCTTCCCACGTAGACCCAGGCCGGACCCGGATGGCTTTTCCTGCCCGGTGGCACCACAGTACTATACCTGGGGTAGTCATATGCGTG CAGAATACAAGATGTCCTCCCAGGTCGAAGGGATTGGAGAGGTAGGAAGTGTTGGAAGTGCAGGAAGGGTTCCAACCCGTTCGTGGACTCCGAGCTACACCCAGCCTCCATCTGCACAGCCACCACCTGACTACCAGCACAACGTCTACATCCCTGGCACACCGTCTGGGTACTGCACTCTGAAGCCTGCACCCAGGGGGGAACTGGATGTCTACAACTCATTCTCTACGTTTGGAAAGAATAAGAGGRTCATCTCTAGCTATGACCCGAGCTTTGACCAGAGAGAGGACAACCTGATAAACAATGACTTTTTTAAATGA